The Bacillota bacterium DNA segment GGCCTTGCCGCGCTCGAGGAACTCGTTGGGGTTTAGGTCGGCCTTCATGATCCCCTCGAGGTGGGCTCCGAAGTTGATCCCCACCGAGTCCTGGTTGGTGTAGAGCGAACCGGTCCCGTTGACCCCGGCGGTGCAATAGCCGTACATGGCCAGGATGGCCCCCTGGTTCGGGCCCAGTCCGAAGCGGTGCTCGATCTCCTCGGCCGACAGGGCCAGGGTCTCCTTGGCGTACAGGGATACCAGGTCTGGTTTCGACAGCTGAACGTAGCCTGCCCGCCGGCTGACGATGGGGTTGACCCCCTCGGCGATGACCACCACGTCGGCCAGGAGCTCCCGAGTCGCCTGCCCGTCTGCTCCGACTGGGTGGTCGACGCGGACCCCGACCGCCCGCTCGCCGTCCTTGAGGACCTCGTCGACGCGGTAGCCGGCCAGCAGCGTCGCCCCGGCGGCGACGGCCTTGTCGGACATCCAGAGGTCGAGACGGGCCTTGACCGCACACAGCCGGTTGAGAGGCGGACGGGTGAAGGATGCGCCGTTGACCCCGAAGGTGACCACCGAATCGGCGGCCATCACCCAGAACTCCTGGCGGGTGGCGATCCGCTCATAGGGGTGCTCGGCCAGGAGATCCGGGACCAGATCCGGGAGGACCTCCTGGAAAACCTGGACCGGCACGGCGGCCCCGCCGATGTTCTTCGAGCCGGGGACCGGCCCGCGTTCTATGAGCAAGACGTCCAGGCCCTCCCTGGCCAAGAGGTAAGCGGCCGTGTTGCCGGCCGGCCCAGCCCCGACGACGATGACGTCGTGACGGTTTGAGATGGCGGT contains these protein-coding regions:
- a CDS encoding FAD-dependent oxidoreductase: MAAASIVPRLLETVRAEGSAEPRGEPAEPQGEPDLTAISNRHDVIVVGAGPAGNTAAYLLAREGLDVLLIERGPVPGSKNIGGAAVPVQVFQEVLPDLVPDLLAEHPYERIATRQEFWVMAADSVVTFGVNGASFTRPPLNRLCAVKARLDLWMSDKAVAAGATLLAGYRVDEVLKDGERAVGVRVDHPVGADGQATRELLADVVVIAEGVNPIVSRRAGYVQLSKPDLVSLYAKETLALSAEEIEHRFGLGPNQGAILAMYGYCTAGVNGTGSLYTNQDSVGINFGAHLEGIMKADLNPNEFLERGKAHPALKPLLDGGKTIEYSAHLIPEAGYDGVPKLAHDGAVIVGDAANLANGTQGLGPAMVSARAAARAIIEAKQKGDFSAKTLRRYPELFRQTYVWKDLRYNRWVPDYYGAHPDLVETYSNLVNAFGHEMSMVYPDTSRQRRRRILRTIRRVEPLGKVLRDALQAAWVEY